The following proteins are encoded in a genomic region of Thermodesulfobacteriota bacterium:
- a CDS encoding CoB--CoM heterodisulfide reductase iron-sulfur subunit A family protein yields the protein MKIGVYICHCGINIAATVDIERVTAFASTLPHVAIARNYQYMCSDPGQDWIKNDIKNLGIDRVVVAACSPRMHEPTYRNACRSAGLNPYFFEMANIREQCSWVHADREEATKKAMDLIASAVAKVSLHEPLEENEVGVTPSVLVIGGGIAGIQASLDVANSGFEVYLVEKSPSIGGHLAQIYRTFPSLEETSTLLLPKLQQVHHHPLIHLLTQTELVEVEGFVGNFQAKLKHRPRHVNPERCTCCKKCEEVCPVRVPNEFNLGLDERPAIYLPFPDAVPRCYTIDAENCLYFTKGECGRCREICPEGAVQFEEVGMEFEVKIGTIIVATGYDPFDPKLKPELGYGVYKNVITGLELERLLAPDGPTRGKLLIEGKEPKNIVFIKCVGSRDKTVGNEYCSRICCMFTAKQAYLLKERIPDARITICYIDVRAFGKGYEQFYEAVQLKGIYYRKGVPSEIYQRNGKLIVKADDELLGEPYEEEADLVVLATGLTQRQDASALRGLLKLSLSPDRFYLEAHPKLRPLDTAADGIFLAGTCQGPKDIMDTLSQAHGTASRATIPLFAGKVRIEPITAWVDVEICAGCGLCEQICEYRALRLDPYRKVMTVNKALCKGCGACNATCPSSAITLKHFKTEQIMAQLREVC from the coding sequence ATGAAGATCGGTGTCTATATCTGCCATTGCGGAATCAACATCGCGGCCACGGTCGATATCGAGCGGGTGACGGCCTTCGCCTCGACGCTTCCCCATGTGGCCATCGCCAGGAACTATCAGTACATGTGCTCCGATCCGGGTCAGGACTGGATCAAGAACGACATCAAGAATTTGGGCATCGATCGCGTGGTGGTGGCAGCCTGCTCCCCAAGGATGCACGAGCCCACCTATCGGAATGCCTGTCGCTCCGCTGGGCTCAATCCTTACTTTTTCGAAATGGCCAACATCCGGGAGCAATGCTCCTGGGTGCATGCCGACCGGGAGGAGGCGACGAAGAAGGCGATGGACCTGATCGCCTCTGCGGTGGCCAAGGTCTCGCTCCATGAGCCTCTCGAGGAGAACGAGGTGGGCGTGACCCCATCGGTCCTCGTCATCGGCGGCGGGATCGCGGGGATCCAGGCGAGCCTCGACGTGGCCAATTCGGGTTTCGAAGTCTATCTCGTGGAGAAATCTCCTTCGATCGGAGGCCATCTGGCTCAGATCTACCGGACCTTCCCGTCCCTCGAAGAGACCTCCACCCTGCTCCTCCCGAAACTTCAGCAGGTCCATCACCACCCGCTCATCCACCTTCTCACCCAGACCGAATTGGTGGAGGTGGAGGGTTTCGTGGGGAACTTCCAGGCCAAGCTCAAACACAGGCCCCGGCATGTCAACCCCGAACGATGCACCTGCTGCAAAAAATGCGAGGAGGTCTGCCCGGTCAGGGTTCCGAACGAATTCAACCTGGGTCTCGATGAACGACCGGCCATCTACCTTCCCTTTCCGGATGCCGTGCCCCGCTGCTATACCATCGACGCCGAAAACTGTCTCTACTTCACCAAAGGGGAGTGCGGCCGGTGCCGTGAGATCTGCCCGGAAGGCGCGGTCCAGTTCGAAGAGGTGGGGATGGAGTTCGAGGTCAAAATCGGAACGATCATCGTGGCCACGGGCTATGACCCCTTCGATCCCAAATTGAAGCCCGAACTGGGTTACGGCGTCTATAAAAACGTCATCACGGGTCTCGAACTGGAGAGGTTGCTGGCCCCTGACGGACCGACCCGGGGAAAGCTCCTGATCGAGGGCAAGGAGCCCAAAAATATCGTCTTCATCAAATGTGTTGGCTCCAGGGACAAGACCGTCGGAAACGAGTACTGCTCCCGCATCTGCTGTATGTTCACGGCCAAACAGGCCTATCTCCTCAAGGAGAGGATCCCCGATGCCCGGATCACCATCTGCTACATCGACGTCCGGGCCTTCGGCAAAGGCTACGAACAGTTCTACGAGGCCGTCCAGCTCAAAGGGATATACTATCGAAAGGGCGTCCCATCGGAGATCTACCAGAGAAATGGAAAGTTGATCGTCAAGGCGGACGACGAACTCCTCGGGGAGCCCTACGAGGAAGAGGCCGATCTGGTCGTGCTGGCCACCGGCCTCACCCAGAGACAGGACGCCTCGGCCCTGAGGGGTCTTCTCAAGCTCTCCCTTTCTCCAGATCGCTTCTATCTCGAGGCCCATCCGAAGCTGAGGCCCCTCGATACGGCCGCCGATGGGATCTTCCTGGCCGGGACCTGTCAAGGTCCCAAGGATATCATGGATACGCTCTCCCAGGCCCACGGGACCGCCTCGCGGGCGACCATCCCGCTCTTTGCCGGCAAGGTGAGGATCGAGCCCATCACCGCCTGGGTCGATGTGGAGATCTGCGCGGGATGCGGGCTTTGCGAGCAAATCTGCGAATACCGGGCCTTGAGGCTCGACCCATACCGAAAGGTGATGACCGTCAACAAGGCCCTGTGCAAGGGGTGTGGCGCCTGCAACGCCACCTGCCCCTCGAGCGCCATCACCCTGAAACACTTCAAGACGGAGCAGATCATGGCCCAGCTCAGGGAGGTCTGTTAA
- a CDS encoding FAD-dependent oxidoreductase — MDRRGTPPCTATCPLHCNAQGYVALISQGKLKEALALVRQTLPFPGILAYVCARPCERECKRIEVDRPVSICHLKRFLVDHVEEEDLPLAPSEEKPQKVAIVGGGPAGLTAAFDLRRKGYAVTLFEAKEELGGLLTHGFPSYRLPKEVVKKDLSVVEKMGVEIRLNTVVGRDLSFEELQKTFDALFISVGASGAHDPAFDALRKNRRGMIQVDPLTLETNLKGVFAGGDAVTGPGTIIEAMAQGRKAATSIDRWIRGEDLRAGRENEGKTVSPMQSSMPYPERQQRETPPHMIEPLGPGLTLEEAMEEARRCLNCGGCSDCGECAKYCQPKAINYQMKEELVELHVGVIILATGFDPFDPKLKPEFGYGVYPNVLHGIEMERLCSASGPTKGEILIQGKKPKEIVFIHCVGSRDKTVGNEYCSRVCCMYTAKQAHLVRDKIPEAHITVLYMDVRAFGKGFEEFYERVQKEEIVYRRANPSEVYQRNGKLVVRAEDTLLGEPLELEADLVVLASGLVPRREDGPLKAMLGLESSSDRFYGEAPGLDPILTPVEGIFLAGCCQGPKDIPDTVAQASGAAALACTFLSKGRRRDLKVA, encoded by the coding sequence ATGGATCGGAGAGGGACCCCGCCCTGCACCGCAACCTGTCCCCTCCACTGCAATGCCCAGGGCTACGTGGCCCTCATCTCCCAAGGAAAATTGAAGGAGGCCCTGGCCCTGGTGAGGCAGACCCTGCCCTTTCCCGGGATCCTCGCCTATGTCTGCGCCCGTCCCTGTGAAAGGGAATGCAAGAGGATCGAGGTGGATCGGCCCGTCTCCATCTGCCATCTGAAACGTTTCCTGGTCGATCACGTAGAGGAAGAAGACCTCCCCCTTGCCCCTTCGGAGGAGAAACCCCAGAAGGTCGCCATTGTGGGCGGAGGGCCTGCAGGCCTGACCGCGGCCTTCGATCTGAGGAGGAAGGGATACGCCGTGACCCTCTTCGAGGCGAAAGAGGAACTGGGCGGTCTCCTCACCCATGGCTTCCCCTCTTACCGGCTCCCGAAGGAGGTCGTGAAGAAGGACCTCTCGGTCGTTGAAAAGATGGGGGTCGAAATCCGGCTCAATACCGTGGTGGGAAGAGACCTCTCCTTCGAGGAGCTCCAGAAGACCTTTGATGCCCTCTTCATCTCCGTGGGGGCCTCCGGAGCTCATGACCCTGCCTTTGACGCGCTGCGGAAGAACCGGAGGGGGATGATCCAGGTCGATCCCCTCACGCTGGAGACCAATCTCAAGGGAGTCTTCGCCGGAGGCGATGCGGTCACAGGTCCCGGGACCATTATCGAGGCGATGGCCCAGGGGAGAAAGGCCGCCACCTCCATCGATCGTTGGATCCGGGGAGAGGACCTCCGGGCGGGCCGGGAGAATGAAGGGAAAACGGTCTCCCCCATGCAGAGTTCGATGCCTTATCCCGAAAGGCAACAGAGGGAAACCCCACCCCACATGATCGAGCCCCTTGGGCCGGGTCTAACCCTCGAGGAGGCCATGGAGGAGGCCAGGCGGTGCCTCAACTGCGGCGGATGTTCCGACTGCGGGGAATGCGCCAAATACTGTCAACCCAAGGCGATCAATTATCAGATGAAGGAAGAGCTCGTCGAACTCCATGTAGGGGTCATCATCCTGGCCACCGGGTTCGACCCCTTCGATCCCAAATTGAAGCCCGAATTTGGCTACGGCGTCTATCCCAATGTCCTTCACGGAATCGAGATGGAGCGTCTCTGTTCCGCTTCGGGTCCGACCAAGGGCGAGATCCTGATCCAAGGGAAGAAACCCAAAGAGATCGTCTTCATCCACTGTGTGGGTTCGAGGGATAAAACCGTCGGAAACGAATACTGTTCCAGGGTCTGTTGTATGTACACGGCCAAACAGGCCCATCTCGTTCGGGACAAGATCCCCGAGGCCCATATCACGGTCCTCTATATGGATGTGAGGGCCTTCGGGAAGGGATTCGAAGAATTTTACGAGAGGGTTCAGAAGGAGGAGATCGTCTATCGGAGGGCCAACCCCTCCGAAGTCTATCAACGGAACGGGAAGTTGGTGGTGCGGGCGGAGGATACCCTCCTCGGAGAACCCCTCGAACTGGAGGCGGACCTGGTGGTGCTCGCCTCGGGACTGGTGCCCAGGCGGGAGGACGGGCCTCTTAAAGCGATGCTCGGCCTCGAAAGCTCTTCGGATCGATTCTACGGGGAAGCCCCTGGGTTGGATCCGATCCTTACCCCGGTCGAAGGCATCTTTTTGGCCGGGTGCTGTCAAGGCCCGAAGGATATCCCCGACACGGTCGCCCAGGCAAGCGGCGCCGCCGCCCTGGCCTGCACCTTTTTGTCAAAAGGTCGCCGTCGCGACCTCAAGGTTGCGTAA
- a CDS encoding acyl-CoA dehydrogenase family protein yields the protein MDFELTQEQKDIQKAAREFIQGEYDKEKILEWEQTHSFPREVWKKACKLGFIGIHFPEEYGGQGYGIMENILVVEEFCRKDSGVGIAVTLADFSSEVILRFGNEAQKKKYLIPVARGEMISGGAYTEPNHGSDITLMATTAVKQGDCFVINGTKTFITNGLLADFFVVLCQTDPQAKPPYRGQCTILVERGTKGLEATEIMPKMGIRMTSTAELSFSDVRVPLTHLIGEENRGFYQVLEFFDESRIEIAAQGVGIAQGAFDRALEYAKQREQFGRKIVDFQVTQHKLADMATKVEVARLLTYKAAWNYDQGRIDPKLTSMAKMFAGRVAVEVADEAIQIFGGYGYITEYEVERFYRDAKITEIYEGTKEIQKNTIASALIGKMK from the coding sequence ATGGATTTCGAACTGACCCAGGAGCAGAAGGATATCCAGAAGGCGGCCCGAGAGTTCATCCAGGGAGAGTACGATAAGGAGAAGATCCTCGAATGGGAGCAGACCCATTCCTTCCCCCGAGAGGTCTGGAAGAAGGCCTGCAAACTGGGCTTCATCGGCATTCATTTTCCGGAAGAGTATGGAGGGCAAGGTTACGGCATCATGGAGAATATCCTCGTGGTCGAGGAGTTCTGCCGGAAGGATTCGGGCGTGGGCATTGCCGTGACCTTGGCAGACTTCTCCTCCGAGGTGATCCTCCGTTTCGGCAACGAGGCCCAGAAGAAGAAGTATCTCATCCCGGTGGCCCGGGGCGAGATGATCTCAGGGGGCGCCTATACCGAACCCAATCACGGAAGCGACATCACCCTGATGGCCACCACCGCGGTGAAGCAGGGAGACTGCTTCGTGATCAACGGGACGAAAACCTTCATCACGAACGGGTTGCTCGCCGACTTCTTCGTGGTCCTTTGCCAGACCGATCCCCAGGCCAAACCGCCCTACCGAGGCCAGTGCACCATCCTCGTGGAGAGGGGGACCAAGGGATTGGAGGCCACCGAGATCATGCCGAAGATGGGGATCCGAATGACCTCCACGGCGGAGCTCTCCTTCAGCGACGTTCGAGTGCCCTTGACCCACCTGATCGGCGAGGAGAACAGAGGGTTCTACCAGGTCCTCGAATTCTTCGACGAGAGCCGGATCGAGATCGCAGCCCAGGGGGTGGGAATCGCCCAAGGAGCCTTTGACCGGGCTCTCGAATATGCCAAACAGAGGGAGCAGTTTGGAAGGAAGATCGTGGATTTCCAGGTCACCCAGCACAAGCTGGCCGATATGGCGACGAAAGTCGAGGTGGCCAGGCTTCTCACCTACAAGGCGGCCTGGAACTACGATCAGGGACGGATCGATCCCAAACTGACCTCGATGGCAAAGATGTTTGCCGGAAGAGTGGCTGTGGAGGTGGCCGACGAGGCCATCCAGATCTTCGGCGGCTATGGCTACATCACCGAATACGAGGTGGAGCGATTCTATCGCGACGCCAAGATCACCGAGATCTACGAAGGCACCAAGGAGATCCAGAAGAACACGATCGCCAGTGCCTTAATCGGAAAGATGAAGTGA
- a CDS encoding electron transfer flavoprotein subunit alpha/FixB family protein, with amino-acid sequence MKEIIVVAEHRRGELRDVTFEMLSKGRELSESLGAQLSVALLGKDVRPLAEALKPKANRVLLVEDPRLESYNSETYEKVLTHLLTERRPILTMIGHTATGMDFAPPLAAHLKLPLATDLIGIEPKDETFALTRQIYGGKINAAVSFLKKSPSYIVTLRAGAFPVVEKPPLEGEIVPVASPLTDEALARRFIEYVESAAGEVDISQADILVAIGRGIKDAENIPMVKELADSIGGVLACSRPVVDKKWLPKGCQVGTSGKTVKPKVYIALGISGAFQHVAGMKGSGTIIAVNKDPKAPIFSVAHYGIVADLFKILPVIKEKLKELKK; translated from the coding sequence ATGAAAGAGATCATCGTTGTTGCGGAACATCGACGGGGAGAGTTGAGGGATGTGACCTTTGAGATGCTCTCAAAAGGAAGGGAACTGTCGGAAAGCCTCGGCGCCCAGCTCTCGGTCGCCCTCCTAGGAAAGGATGTGAGGCCCCTGGCGGAGGCCCTCAAACCGAAGGCCAACCGGGTGCTTCTCGTCGAGGACCCTCGGCTCGAAAGCTACAATTCAGAGACCTATGAGAAGGTTCTTACCCACCTTCTCACGGAGCGAAGACCGATCTTGACGATGATCGGCCACACCGCCACCGGGATGGACTTTGCCCCGCCCCTGGCCGCCCACCTGAAACTCCCCCTGGCCACAGACCTCATCGGCATCGAACCCAAAGACGAGACCTTTGCCCTGACCCGGCAGATCTACGGAGGAAAGATCAACGCCGCCGTCTCGTTTCTCAAGAAATCGCCCTCCTACATCGTCACCCTCCGGGCCGGTGCCTTTCCGGTGGTCGAGAAGCCTCCTCTGGAGGGCGAGATCGTGCCCGTGGCCTCTCCGCTGACGGATGAGGCGTTGGCCAGACGTTTCATCGAATATGTGGAGAGCGCGGCAGGAGAGGTCGATATCTCCCAGGCCGATATCTTGGTGGCCATCGGAAGGGGGATCAAGGATGCCGAGAACATCCCCATGGTCAAAGAGCTGGCCGACTCCATCGGCGGTGTCCTCGCCTGTTCCCGGCCGGTGGTGGACAAGAAGTGGCTCCCGAAGGGTTGCCAGGTCGGAACCTCCGGCAAGACCGTCAAACCCAAGGTCTACATCGCCCTCGGGATCAGCGGGGCTTTCCAGCACGTGGCGGGGATGAAAGGCTCGGGGACCATCATCGCCGTCAACAAGGACCCCAAGGCCCCCATCTTCAGCGTCGCCCATTATGGCATCGTGGCGGACCTTTTCAAGATTCTTCCTGTGATTAAGGAGAAGTTGAAGGAGCTGAAAAAATGA
- the cobO gene encoding cob(I)yrinic acid a,c-diamide adenosyltransferase, which translates to MEKGLVQVYTGNGKGKTTAALGLALRAAGHGFKTLVIQFMKGNIQYGELESAKRLSPYLTIRQMGRETFVSKTNPDPVDIEWARKGFALAREAVASGAYDIIILDEINVAVDFGLIPLPELLRLLDSKPDSVELVLTGRNAAEEVIDRADLVTEMVEKKHYFQKGVTSRIGIEI; encoded by the coding sequence ATGGAGAAGGGTCTCGTTCAGGTTTACACAGGCAATGGGAAGGGGAAGACGACGGCGGCCCTCGGGTTGGCCCTCCGGGCAGCCGGCCATGGATTTAAAACGCTCGTCATCCAGTTCATGAAGGGGAACATCCAATACGGAGAACTGGAATCGGCCAAGAGGCTATCCCCCTATCTCACCATCCGCCAGATGGGGAGGGAGACCTTTGTCTCGAAGACGAACCCCGACCCCGTGGACATCGAATGGGCTCGTAAAGGGTTCGCCCTGGCCCGGGAGGCCGTGGCCAGCGGAGCCTACGATATCATCATCCTGGACGAAATCAACGTGGCCGTCGATTTTGGCTTGATCCCTTTGCCGGAGCTCCTTCGGCTTCTCGATTCAAAACCGGATTCGGTCGAGCTGGTCCTCACCGGAAGAAATGCGGCCGAGGAGGTCATCGATCGGGCCGATCTGGTCACGGAGATGGTCGAAAAGAAACATTACTTTCAAAAGGGGGTTACATCACGAATCGGAATTGAGATATAG